Proteins encoded by one window of Capra hircus breed San Clemente chromosome 8, ASM170441v1, whole genome shotgun sequence:
- the PLPP6 gene encoding phospholipid phosphatase 6, whose amino-acid sequence MQSPRRNAEGRPLGTCDPSSSGSPAHGGGSRFEFQSLLSSRVPGADPISARLRASESPVHRRGSFPLAGAGSPQTLPPQLPEEDRIDLNPSFLGIALRSLLAIDLWLSKKLGVCAGESSSWGSMRPLMKLLEISGHGIPWLLGTLYCLSRSDSWAGREVLMNLLFALLLDLLLVSLIKGLVRRRRPAHNQMDMFFTVSVDKYSFPSGHTTRAALVSRFILNHLVLAIPLRVLVVLWAFILGLSRVMLGRHNVTDVAFGFFLGYMQYSIVDYCWLSPHTAPVLFLLWNQP is encoded by the coding sequence ATGCAGAGCCCACGAAGGAACGCCGAGGGACGCCCGCTGGGCACCTGCGACCCCAGCAGCAGCGGCAGTCCGGCCCATGGCGGCGGCAGCAGGTTCGAGTTCCAGTCCCTGCTCAGCAGCCGCGTGCCGGGCGCCGACCCCATCAGCGCCCGTCTCCGCGCGTCTGAGAGCCCAGTGCACCGCCGCGGTTCGTTCCCCTTGGCTGGGGCGGGCTCCCCTCAGACGCTCCCGCCCCAGCTGCCCGAGGAGGACCGCATAGATCTGAACCCGTCCTTCCTGGGCATCGCCCTGCGCTCCCTACTGGCCATCGACCTGTGGCTGTCCAAGAAGCTGGGGGTGTGCGCAGGGGAGAGCTCGTCCTGGGGCAGCATGAGGCCCCTTATGAAATTGCTGGAGATCTCGGGACACGGCATCCCCTGGCTGCTTGGCACCCTCTACTGCCTGTCCAGGAGCGACAGTTGGGCCGGGCGCGAGGTGTTGATGAACCTGCTCTTCGCCCTGCTGTTGGACCTGCTACTGGTGTCCCTGATCAAGGGGCTGGTCCGCAGGCGCCGCCCGGCCCACAACCAGATGGACATGTTTTTCACTGTTTCGGTGGACAAGTACTCCTTCCCTTCAGGCCATACCACCAGGGCCGCCCTTGTGTCGCGCTTCATCCTGAACCACCTGGTGCTGGCCATTCCACTGAGGGTGCTGGTGGTGCTCTGGGCCTTCATCTTGGGTCTCTCCAGGGTCATGCTGGGGCGGCACAATGTCACCGACGTGGCTTTTGGCTTTTTTCTGGGCTACATGCAGTACAGCATCGTGGACTATTGCTGGCTTTCACCGCACACTGCTCCAGTCCTCTTTCTACTGTGGAACCAACCGTGa